In one window of Holophagales bacterium DNA:
- a CDS encoding FtsX-like permease family protein, with protein sequence MESWLDGQPELREAIRRTSRFLGLVALTSLLVGGVGVAQTVRAWIASRLDALAILRCLGVTSKEAILLYATQTAGLGLLGSLLGAVAGIGLVAGVGYAYSDLLPPGGLDPWQPEALLRGLGLGLGVSLLFGVPALFAVRRVPPARVLRRDAEPIPASRPLQFLGGALLLAGVGATAWVQSGLPRVAVLFTAGLAVSALVLALAARGLLWLVTHVRRERLPFALRHGLAALVRPGAGTVSSILALGLGTLVVLHIALVQRDFSRQLAADLPANAPTAFLLDVQPDQWPGIEARLSAERATRIVSVPVVTARLTAIDGEDTSRLATRAKGDARRQRWALTREQRLTYMTALPEDNRIVAGALWSDPGASEVSLEEEFAERIGARLGSNLDFDVQGVPLRLKVTSLRTVDWRTFGINFFLVVEPGVLEKAPQLRLAAARLPKEQEGRIQDLLAREFPNVILIRTREVLERVAALSARMGEAVRILGAFSVLAGLVILAGSVSAGSARRAREVALLKVLGVTRAGAAAALGVEYALVGLVAGLVGTLGATLLSGAVLKAAFEVSFQPSPALLAAAPLAVSLLAAAAGLAVSVRALRVRPLEVLRGE encoded by the coding sequence GTGGAGAGCTGGCTGGACGGCCAGCCCGAGCTGCGCGAAGCCATCCGCAGGACGTCCCGGTTCCTCGGCCTCGTCGCCCTCACGTCTCTCCTCGTCGGCGGTGTCGGCGTCGCGCAGACGGTGCGCGCGTGGATCGCGAGCCGCCTCGACGCCCTCGCGATCCTCCGCTGCCTCGGCGTCACCTCGAAAGAGGCCATCCTTCTCTACGCGACGCAGACGGCGGGCCTCGGCCTCCTCGGGAGCCTCCTCGGCGCCGTGGCAGGGATCGGCCTCGTCGCCGGCGTCGGGTATGCGTACTCCGACCTCCTGCCGCCGGGAGGGCTCGACCCGTGGCAGCCCGAGGCCCTCCTGCGCGGCCTCGGCCTCGGGCTGGGCGTCTCGCTGCTCTTCGGAGTACCCGCCCTCTTCGCGGTCCGCCGGGTCCCCCCGGCACGCGTCCTGCGCCGGGACGCCGAGCCGATCCCGGCCTCGCGACCGCTGCAGTTCCTCGGAGGGGCGCTCCTCCTCGCCGGCGTCGGAGCGACCGCGTGGGTCCAGTCGGGGCTGCCGCGCGTCGCCGTTCTCTTCACCGCCGGCCTCGCGGTTTCGGCCCTCGTCCTCGCCCTCGCCGCGCGCGGGCTGCTCTGGCTCGTGACCCACGTCCGGCGCGAGAGGCTCCCCTTCGCCCTCCGGCACGGCCTCGCGGCGCTCGTCAGGCCGGGAGCGGGAACGGTCAGCTCGATCCTGGCCCTCGGCCTCGGAACGCTCGTCGTCCTCCACATCGCCCTCGTCCAGCGCGACTTTTCGCGGCAGCTCGCCGCCGACCTGCCGGCGAACGCCCCGACCGCGTTCCTCCTCGACGTCCAGCCCGACCAGTGGCCCGGCATCGAGGCGCGTCTCTCCGCCGAACGGGCGACGCGGATCGTCTCGGTCCCGGTCGTCACGGCGCGCCTCACCGCCATCGACGGAGAAGACACAAGCCGCCTGGCCACCCGGGCGAAGGGAGACGCCCGCCGCCAGCGCTGGGCGCTCACGCGCGAGCAGAGGCTCACCTACATGACCGCTCTCCCCGAGGACAACCGCATCGTGGCGGGGGCCCTCTGGTCGGACCCGGGCGCGTCCGAGGTGAGCCTCGAAGAGGAGTTCGCGGAGAGGATCGGCGCCCGGCTCGGCTCGAATCTCGACTTCGACGTCCAGGGCGTCCCGCTCCGGCTGAAGGTGACGAGCCTCAGGACGGTCGACTGGCGGACGTTCGGCATCAACTTCTTTCTCGTCGTCGAGCCCGGCGTCCTCGAGAAAGCGCCTCAGCTGCGGCTCGCCGCGGCGCGCCTCCCGAAGGAGCAGGAGGGCCGGATCCAGGACCTCCTCGCGCGGGAGTTTCCGAACGTGATCCTCATCCGGACACGCGAGGTGCTCGAGCGGGTCGCCGCCCTCTCCGCGCGGATGGGAGAGGCCGTTCGCATCCTCGGCGCCTTCTCCGTCCTCGCCGGCCTCGTCATCCTCGCCGGCTCCGTCAGCGCCGGGTCGGCGCGGCGGGCCCGCGAGGTGGCGCTCCTCAAGGTCCTCGGCGTCACGAGGGCCGGCGCGGCCGCAGCACTGGGCGTCGAGTACGCGCTCGTGGGCCTCGTCGCGGGCCTCGTGGGGACACTCGGCGCCACGCTCCTGAGCGGCGCCGTCCTGAAGGCCGCCTTCGAGGTCTCCTTCCAGCCTTCCCCCGCGCTCCTCGCCGCGGCGCCGCTCGCCGTGTCCCTTCTCGCGGCCGCCGCGGGCCTGGCGGTCAGCGTTCGCGCCCTGCGCGTCCGGCCGCTCGAGGTGCTGCGCGGGGAGTAG
- a CDS encoding oligopeptide transporter, OPT family: MMEVSSSKSLPENAYRPLKPGETYEPIVPAASQMKEFTPRSVTLGIVMAAVFSAAAAFLGLKVGQVFEAAIPIAILAVGFGYAFKRRSTLLENVIVQSVGAASGLVVAGAIFTLPALFILDLPVDLFKLFLVSLLGGVLGIAFLVPLRRHFVKEMHGEFPFPEATATTEVLVAGEAGGKQAKVLVAAALIGGIFDFLILHLQAFAEVFTTRSVGLLDRLAERSKIVFKIDVLSSVMGLGYIIGLKYSAVICAGSFLSWFLLVPLVSHFGAGATSAIPPVTGDALISGMGAEAIFRGYVRHIGIGAIAAAGILGILRSWRVIAKAFSFKALFGAAKSASGEAERTDRDLPMKVIVGGLVAVALVAWAFFRFGVLDPSPSITSQSLIALLVVIVISFLFTSVAARAIATVGTNPVSGMTLMTLILTSLFLVKAGLSGKAGMLAALLIGGVVCTALSMAGGLITDLKVGYWIGATPAVQERSKFLGTIVAALSVGSVLLLLNKVYGFVPGPDHPAGQVLAAPQANAMAAVIKTLMSAEPVPWLLYGTGALIAISMQMIGVPALAFALGMYIPLELNTPLLVGGFIAHLVAKSAGKDEKLASARNSRGILIASGFIAGGAVMGVVATVFKFLATDEKVAGAIGTAIPGLLGWNFGFSEGKGPELLALGAYVLLAAYMYWDSRRTDGEA, translated from the coding sequence ATGATGGAAGTCTCCTCGTCGAAGTCCCTTCCGGAGAACGCCTACCGCCCGCTGAAGCCGGGCGAGACGTACGAGCCGATCGTCCCCGCGGCCTCCCAGATGAAGGAGTTCACGCCGCGCTCGGTGACGCTCGGGATCGTCATGGCGGCCGTCTTCTCGGCGGCGGCGGCCTTCCTCGGCCTGAAGGTCGGACAGGTCTTCGAGGCGGCGATCCCGATCGCGATCCTCGCGGTCGGCTTCGGCTACGCCTTCAAGCGCCGGTCCACCCTCCTGGAGAACGTCATCGTCCAGTCGGTCGGCGCCGCCTCCGGCCTCGTCGTCGCGGGCGCCATCTTCACCCTCCCGGCGCTCTTCATCCTCGACCTGCCCGTCGACCTCTTCAAGCTCTTCCTCGTCTCGCTCCTCGGCGGCGTGCTCGGCATCGCCTTCCTCGTCCCGCTGAGGCGGCATTTCGTCAAGGAGATGCACGGGGAGTTCCCGTTCCCCGAGGCCACGGCGACGACCGAGGTCCTCGTCGCGGGCGAGGCGGGCGGGAAGCAGGCGAAGGTCCTCGTCGCGGCCGCCCTGATCGGCGGGATCTTCGACTTCCTGATCCTCCACCTGCAGGCCTTCGCGGAGGTCTTCACCACGCGCTCCGTCGGCCTTCTCGACCGCCTCGCCGAGCGGTCGAAGATCGTCTTCAAGATCGACGTCCTCTCCTCGGTGATGGGGCTCGGCTACATCATCGGCCTCAAGTACTCCGCGGTCATCTGCGCGGGCTCGTTCCTCTCCTGGTTCCTCCTCGTTCCCCTCGTGTCGCACTTCGGCGCGGGCGCCACGAGCGCCATCCCGCCGGTCACCGGCGATGCCCTCATCTCCGGTATGGGCGCCGAGGCGATCTTCCGCGGGTACGTGAGGCACATCGGCATCGGCGCCATCGCCGCGGCCGGCATCCTGGGAATCCTCAGGAGCTGGCGGGTCATCGCGAAGGCGTTCTCCTTCAAGGCGCTCTTCGGCGCAGCGAAGTCGGCCTCGGGGGAGGCCGAGCGGACCGACCGCGATCTCCCGATGAAGGTCATCGTCGGCGGCCTCGTCGCCGTGGCGCTCGTCGCGTGGGCCTTCTTCCGTTTCGGCGTCCTGGACCCCTCTCCGAGCATCACGTCGCAGTCGCTCATCGCGCTTCTCGTCGTCATCGTCATCTCCTTCCTCTTCACGTCGGTCGCCGCGCGCGCGATCGCCACGGTCGGGACGAACCCCGTCTCCGGGATGACGCTCATGACGCTCATCCTCACGTCCCTCTTCCTCGTGAAGGCCGGGCTCTCGGGGAAGGCGGGGATGCTCGCGGCGCTCCTCATCGGCGGCGTCGTCTGCACGGCGCTCTCGATGGCGGGCGGGCTCATCACCGACCTGAAGGTGGGGTACTGGATCGGGGCGACGCCCGCGGTCCAGGAGCGCTCGAAGTTCCTCGGGACGATCGTCGCGGCGCTCTCCGTCGGCTCGGTCCTCCTCCTCCTCAACAAGGTCTACGGCTTCGTCCCGGGGCCGGACCACCCGGCGGGGCAGGTCCTCGCGGCGCCGCAGGCGAACGCGATGGCCGCCGTCATCAAGACGCTCATGTCGGCCGAGCCGGTTCCCTGGCTCCTCTACGGCACGGGGGCGCTCATCGCGATCTCGATGCAGATGATCGGGGTGCCGGCCCTCGCCTTCGCGCTCGGCATGTACATCCCGCTCGAGCTGAACACGCCCCTCCTCGTCGGCGGCTTCATCGCGCACCTCGTGGCGAAGAGCGCGGGCAAGGACGAGAAGCTCGCCTCCGCCCGCAACTCGCGGGGCATCCTCATCGCCTCCGGCTTCATCGCGGGAGGAGCGGTGATGGGCGTCGTCGCCACGGTCTTCAAGTTCCTGGCGACGGACGAGAAGGTCGCGGGCGCGATCGGGACGGCGATCCCCGGGCTCCTCGGCTGGAACTTCGGATTCTCGGAGGGGAAGGGGCCGGAGCTCCTCGCCCTCGGCGCGTACGTTCTCCTGGCCGCCTACATGTACTGGGATTCCCGCCGGACCGACGGAGAGGCCTGA